TGCTACAATAAGCGAAAGCAACGCATCGCAGGGAGCTTATGCCGGAGTACATCGCCACGATTGGCCTGGAGATCCACGCCCAGGTGCGGACGGCCTCGAAGATGTTCGACGGGTGTAGCGCCGACTACGCCGGCAGCGCGCCGAACAGCCGCGTGTCGGTGGTGAGCCTGGGGTTGCCCGGGGCGCTGCCGGTGGTCAACGCTAAAGCCATCGAGTACGCCGCCCTCTCGGGGCTGGCGCTGAATTGCACGGTCAACCAGCGGTCGATCTTCAGCCGCAAGTCCTATCCCTACCCCGATCTGCCGAAGGGGTTCCAGATCACCCAGTACGACGAGCCATTGTGTTCGGACGGCTGGATCGAGATCCGCCTGGCTTCGGGGGCCACCAAACGCATAGGGATCGAGCGGCTGCACATCGAGGAGGACACCGGGCGCCTGATCCACGCCGACGACGGCTCCTCGCTGATTGACTACAACCGCAGCGGCGTGCCGCTGATGGAGATCGTCACCCGCCCCGACATCGCCACCCCCGAGGAGGCGCGGCTGACCTTCGAGAAGATCCGCCAGATCCTGGTGTGGATCGGGGTGAACAGCGGCAACCTGGAGGAAGGCGCCCTGCGCTGCGACGCCAACGTGAGCGTTCGTCCGGCAGACCAGGCGGCCTACGGGGCAAAGGTGGAGATCAAGAACATCAACTCGTTCCGCTTCGTGGAGCGGGCGCTGGCCTTCGAGATCCAGCGGCAGATCGCGGTGCTGGAGGCCGGCGGCGTGGTGACCCAGGAAACCCGCGGGTGGGACGAGTTTCGCGGTGAGACCGTAGGGCAACGCTCAAAGGAGTACGCCCACGACTACCGCTACTTCCCCGAGCCGGACATTCCGCCGCTGGTGTTGAGCGCCGAGTGGATCGCGGCGCGGCGCGCCGAGTTGCCGGAACTGCCCGACGCGCGCCGGGCGCGCTTTGAAAGCGGGTATGGGCTGAGCTTCCAGGATGCCGACCTGCTCACCCTGGAGCGCCCGATCGCCGACTACTTTGAGGCGGCGGTGGCGGCGGCGCGGGAAGTGGGCGGCACGCCGAAGGACGTGGCGAACTGGGTGTTGAACGAGGGCTTCCGGCTGCTGAAAGAACGCAACGAGCCGGCCCTGCGCCTGGTGGAGCGCATGCCGGTGGCCCACCTGGCCGCTTTGATTGACCTGGTGGCGAAGGGCAGCATCAATCGCAATGTGGCCAAGCAGGTCTTCGAGGCCAGCTTTGACAGCGGGGCCGACCCGGCGCGTCTCGTGGCCGAGCGGGGGCTGACGCAGATCAGCGACAGCGCGGCCCTGGCGGCGGTGGCGCGCGAGGTGATCGCCGCCAACCCCAAAGTGGTCGCCGAGTACCGGGGCGGCAAAACCAGCGCCCTCCAGTACCTGGTCGGCCAGATGATGCGCGCCACCCGCGGGCAGGCCAACCCGCAACTGGCCCGCGAGCTGCTGGAGGCGGAACTGGCGGCGGAGCAGTAGCGCAACCTTCCAGGTTGCGCGCCTTCCAGGTTGCGCGCCTTCCAGGTTGCGCACCGGGGAAACCTGACCATACAAGCAATGAGCACAGCCGACGACAATCGAACCCCCGGCCCCATCGAGTTGATCGAATCGGCGCGGACGAAGTATACCGCGGCCCTGGGGCGCCTTCGGCGGGGCTATCTGGAACTGGCGTTGCTGAGCTTCCACGGCAGCGTGGAGGACGCCCTGCGCGCCCACGGGCTGCGCCTGAACCTGCCCGCGGCCCGTGAGCCGTTTCCTGACCTGCTCGAGGCGTTAACGCAAGTGACGCTGGGGCCGTTGAGCCTCGCCGAGGCCGAGGGGGTGCGGCGCATGCACCGCCTGCGCGGGCGCATCGCCCACGGCGAGCAGGTGGTGGTGGCTGCCGAGACGATTGACG
Above is a genomic segment from Chloroflexaceae bacterium containing:
- the gatB gene encoding Asp-tRNA(Asn)/Glu-tRNA(Gln) amidotransferase subunit GatB, with protein sequence MPEYIATIGLEIHAQVRTASKMFDGCSADYAGSAPNSRVSVVSLGLPGALPVVNAKAIEYAALSGLALNCTVNQRSIFSRKSYPYPDLPKGFQITQYDEPLCSDGWIEIRLASGATKRIGIERLHIEEDTGRLIHADDGSSLIDYNRSGVPLMEIVTRPDIATPEEARLTFEKIRQILVWIGVNSGNLEEGALRCDANVSVRPADQAAYGAKVEIKNINSFRFVERALAFEIQRQIAVLEAGGVVTQETRGWDEFRGETVGQRSKEYAHDYRYFPEPDIPPLVLSAEWIAARRAELPELPDARRARFESGYGLSFQDADLLTLERPIADYFEAAVAAAREVGGTPKDVANWVLNEGFRLLKERNEPALRLVERMPVAHLAALIDLVAKGSINRNVAKQVFEASFDSGADPARLVAERGLTQISDSAALAAVAREVIAANPKVVAEYRGGKTSALQYLVGQMMRATRGQANPQLARELLEAELAAEQ